In a single window of the Candoia aspera isolate rCanAsp1 chromosome 14, rCanAsp1.hap2, whole genome shotgun sequence genome:
- the NOXO1 gene encoding NADPH oxidase organizer 1 — protein MGSSRFPLEVKTLGLLKHGRQQTCLLSVTWSDQNQVLIYRTFEEFKTLHKGLKRKFPIESGLLKKSDRTLPRFRDANAMLRKNQKLSRCMESLRLLEVYCQELLKTQAKISQGEDVIKFLEAQSQDLEPSFPENSIIILPSEMGERKKEAPRISSLTITQPVVSQIYQCVAPFRTKDTQNKPFEATAAEKLEVLMKDRTGWWLVENNRKQIAWFPAPYLEDSKEVSDAEEENNEDGMLYYVTQAYRAKEPDELSIKTGIVVEVLEKSDNGWWLVCRTETPIANSWVSPLTPCAAPCQTSLKPLVSAARMS, from the exons ATGGGCAGCAGCAGGTTCCCCTTGGAGGTGAAGACCCTGGGCTTGCTGAAGCATGGCAGGCAGCAG acCTGCCTGCTTTCTGTGACCTGGTCTGACCAAAATCAGGTTCTCATTTACAGGACATTTGAAGAATTTAAGACCCTCCAC AAAGGACTGAAGAGAAAATTCCCCATTGAGAGTGGTTTATTGAAAAAATCCGATCGGACTCTCCCAAGATTTCGAG ATGCAAATGCAATGCTGAGGAAGAATCAGAAGTTGAGCAGGTGCATGGAGAGTCTGAGGCTGCTGGAGGTTTATTGCCAGGAGTTGTTGAAGACTCAAGCCAAAATCTCCCAAGGAGAAGATGTGATTAAGTTTCTTGAAGCCCAGAGCCAGGATCTGGAGCCTTCCTTTCCAGAAAACAG CATCATTATTTTGCCTTCTGAAatgggagagaggaagaaagaggcaCCCAGGATATCCAGCCTGACCATCACACAGCCGGTCGTCTCCCAGATTTACCAGTGTGTTGCACCCTTCAGAACTAAAGACACCCAGAACAAGCCCTTTGAAGCCACCGCGGCAGAAAAGCTTGAAGTGCTGATGAAGGACAGGACGG GGTGGTGGCTGGTGGAAAACAACCGGAAGCAAATAGCCTGGTTCCCAGCTCCGTACCTAGAGGACAGCAAAGAAGTGTCTGATGCGGAGGAGGAAAACAACGAGGACG gGATGCTGTATTATGTCACCCAAGCTTACAGAGCCAAGGAACCAGATGAACTCTCCATCAAGACTGGGATTGTGGTAGAAGTGCTTGAGAAATCAGACAACGGCTGGTGGCTTGTTTG CCGTACAGAAACCCCCATAGCAAATTCCTGGGTCTCACCTCTCACTCCTTGTGCAGCTCCCTGCCAAACCTCACTGAAGCCCCTGGTCTCAGCAGCAAGAATGTCGTAG